A genomic segment from Amygdalobacter nucleatus encodes:
- a CDS encoding sodium-dependent transporter: MNEEQKQTQHLHFQSRLGFILLAVGCAIGLGNIWRFPYMVYQNGGAIFVAIYLLCLVLIGLPVMLCEFAVGRKSQSTCIKSFTVLQAKPTYKWPWVGYLALTGCVLLLSYYAMIAGWMLDYVANYSKDVVRPILQLNTSALDPTQAFTNLLADPIQMFTWTTIILFVCALICSLGFNKGVEKLNKVMMSMLFVILLLLALVSLNLPGAKQAMQFYLLPNFEQLHKVGLVKVIFAALNQAFFTLSLGVSAMAIFASRIGKEKSLLHEAMQIGILDTIVALLAGVIIFPAAFTFNISADAGPNLVFVTLPRIFQAMPYGNYFAVLFFLFMTFAALSTVLAVFENIISCVKDIWNCSRRTSIALTLAVLLLLNVPNILGFNVLKGFKPFAIFDNVMDSTDYIVSANILPLGSLLYVTFCCSKLGMGFAAFRAEVNQGSGLKIPKASEYYFKFVLPLLIVVVYLMALIRAI, translated from the coding sequence GTGAACGAGGAGCAAAAGCAGACACAGCATTTACATTTTCAATCACGTTTGGGATTTATTTTATTAGCCGTAGGTTGCGCAATTGGCTTGGGCAATATTTGGCGATTTCCATACATGGTTTATCAAAATGGTGGAGCTATATTTGTTGCCATTTACTTACTTTGCTTAGTGCTTATCGGGTTACCTGTGATGTTGTGCGAATTTGCCGTTGGGCGTAAGAGCCAAAGCACTTGTATAAAATCATTTACAGTCTTACAAGCTAAACCAACTTATAAATGGCCTTGGGTTGGCTATTTAGCTTTGACTGGTTGTGTACTTTTGTTGAGCTATTACGCCATGATTGCTGGCTGGATGCTGGATTATGTTGCTAATTATAGTAAAGACGTTGTTCGACCAATTCTACAGTTAAATACGTCAGCACTTGATCCAACGCAAGCTTTCACTAATCTGTTAGCTGATCCAATTCAGATGTTTACCTGGACCACAATCATACTGTTTGTTTGCGCTTTAATTTGTAGCCTCGGTTTCAACAAAGGTGTAGAAAAGCTGAACAAAGTCATGATGAGCATGTTGTTCGTGATTTTGTTGCTGTTAGCTCTAGTTAGTCTTAATTTGCCTGGAGCCAAACAAGCTATGCAATTTTATCTCTTACCAAATTTTGAGCAATTACATAAAGTTGGCTTAGTAAAAGTGATCTTTGCTGCTTTGAACCAGGCCTTTTTTACCCTAAGTTTGGGTGTATCTGCCATGGCTATTTTTGCTAGTCGGATTGGCAAAGAAAAAAGTCTCTTACATGAGGCTATGCAAATTGGAATTTTAGATACAATAGTGGCTTTATTAGCTGGTGTAATAATTTTCCCAGCCGCTTTCACGTTTAATATTAGTGCTGATGCAGGGCCGAATTTGGTCTTCGTTACTTTGCCTAGAATTTTTCAGGCCATGCCTTATGGCAACTATTTTGCCGTTTTGTTCTTCTTATTCATGACTTTTGCTGCCCTTTCAACGGTTTTAGCTGTATTTGAGAACATTATTTCTTGTGTGAAAGATATATGGAATTGTTCTAGGAGGACAAGCATTGCATTGACATTGGCCGTGCTTTTGTTACTTAATGTGCCAAATATTCTTGGCTTTAATGTCTTGAAGGGCTTTAAGCCGTTTGCCATATTCGATAACGTCATGGACTCAACGGACTATATTGTAAGCGCCAATATTTTGCCTTTAGGTTCGCTTCTATATGTGACTTTTTGCTGTAGCAAATTAGGTATGGGCTTTGCTGCTTTCAGAGCTGAGGTGAATCAGGGTAGTGGCCTAAAAATACCTAAAGCGAGCGAATATTATTTCAAATTTGTTTTGCCACTTTTAA
- a CDS encoding ATP-binding protein — MRQGNEAAQASYAEIRQMIKISDGDKFESSRSLEQKLSFQFLEATFFKQQIAITEAKMYSLGLIDIDGMYTNLALLLSDQCPYTLKCAVFGGNDQRNFQNRRNFGGSLLKQLKDCYEFIDLNNRNAASFSGLYRKDNRDFPEQAVREALLNVIVHRDYAYSASTLISIYANWIEFVSIGGLLPGIHMEDVLLGMSICRNKLLADVFYCLKLIEAYGTGLSKILQLYKGQTKQPEIIAGPNSFKLVLPKLQVSYARTSTYAKTPTYAQNQLDKQELSVCELLSKYGEIKRSDVDNALSISQSASSRILKTMQAKGVIEQVGRGKNRRYKLTSK; from the coding sequence GTGCGGCAGGGCAATGAAGCGGCTCAAGCATCATATGCAGAAATTAGGCAGATGATAAAAATTTCAGATGGGGATAAGTTTGAGTCTTCTCGTTCTTTAGAGCAAAAACTTAGTTTTCAATTCTTAGAAGCGACATTTTTCAAGCAGCAAATAGCCATAACGGAAGCGAAAATGTATAGCTTAGGCTTGATAGATATAGACGGTATGTATACGAATTTAGCCTTGTTACTTTCAGATCAATGTCCGTATACGTTGAAATGTGCTGTTTTTGGTGGCAATGATCAAAGAAACTTTCAAAATCGGCGTAACTTTGGCGGTTCTTTGCTTAAGCAACTGAAAGATTGCTATGAGTTCATTGATTTGAATAACCGAAATGCAGCTTCTTTTTCTGGCTTATATCGAAAAGACAATAGAGATTTCCCAGAACAGGCTGTTCGAGAAGCTTTGCTTAATGTTATTGTTCATCGTGACTATGCTTATAGTGCTAGTACGTTGATCAGCATATATGCTAATTGGATTGAATTTGTGTCGATTGGTGGACTTTTGCCAGGTATACATATGGAAGATGTGCTACTTGGAATGTCAATTTGTCGCAACAAATTACTGGCAGATGTTTTTTACTGCTTGAAATTGATCGAGGCTTACGGTACAGGTTTAAGTAAGATTTTGCAGCTTTACAAAGGACAAACCAAGCAGCCAGAGATTATAGCAGGGCCTAATTCTTTTAAGCTTGTTCTACCCAAATTGCAAGTTAGCTATGCTAGAACATCTACTTATGCTAAAACACCTACTTATGCACAGAATCAATTAGATAAGCAAGAGCTATCTGTATGTGAGTTACTTAGTAAGTATGGTGAAATTAAGCGAAGTGATGTAGATAATGCACTTTCTATAAGTCAATCTGCTTCTAGCCGCATACTTAAAACAATGCAAGCTAAAGGGGTAATTGAGCAAGTTGGTAGAGGTAAGAATAGACGCTACAAGTTAACGTCAAAATAG
- a CDS encoding AlbA family DNA-binding domain-containing protein encodes MNFAESPDVELKAQYVEAIKKEVIAFSNYKGGTIYIGVTDSGEVCGIDNYDEISNRISAMLSDAIKPDIMRFVFFTKLNIQTKDVLKIGIQEGAINLIIWQNMA; translated from the coding sequence ATGAATTTTGCTGAAAGCCCTGACGTTGAACTCAAAGCACAGTATGTAGAAGCTATAAAGAAAGAAGTAATAGCTTTTTCCAATTATAAAGGTGGAACAATTTATATTGGTGTGACAGATTCAGGCGAGGTTTGTGGCATAGATAATTATGATGAAATTTCTAATCGTATTTCGGCAATGTTGAGTGATGCAATTAAGCCAGATATTATGCGTTTCGTTTTCTTTACGAAATTAAATATTCAAACGAAAGACGTTCTAAAAATTGGAATTCAAGAGGGAGCAATAAACCTTATTATTTGGCAAAATATGGCTTGA
- a CDS encoding type II toxin-antitoxin system RelB/DinJ family antitoxin has translation MANTTTFSLRIDQNLKKQSEALYGELGLNLTAAINVFLRQSLRTGGFPFPVCLEQPNKTTIAALQEAEQIVNDPNYKYYTDVESALRDLKA, from the coding sequence ATGGCAAACACAACTACTTTTAGTTTACGCATAGATCAAAATTTGAAGAAACAATCTGAGGCACTATATGGCGAATTAGGACTGAATTTGACTGCTGCTATCAATGTCTTTTTGCGCCAATCTCTCCGCACTGGTGGTTTTCCCTTCCCAGTATGTCTTGAACAGCCTAATAAAACAACAATCGCTGCCCTTCAAGAAGCGGAACAAATTGTTAATGACCCTAATTACAAATACTACACAGATGTTGAATCTGCCCTACGAGATTTGAAAGCATGA
- a CDS encoding carbohydrate ABC transporter permease: MRETRAKIWLNLATVFFSLLSIVYIYPIVLVILNSLKKETAISTATTFELPQAATFAGISNYIKAVYSQGFLESLGYSTFITISSVALILICCSMCAWYITRVKGFISQLIYLLCAFSMVVPFQMVMFTLSQTADKLSIFGLRFNTPWTICFIYLGFGAGLAVFLFAGFMKSVPIEIEEAAMIDGCNPCQTYFKVVLPILKPTMISVGILETMWIWNDYLLPNLVLDIRKYRTIPMLVQYFRGSYGKVELGPMMASIVLTIIPVIVLYLLGQKYIIKGVLSGAVKG; the protein is encoded by the coding sequence ATGAGAGAGACAAGAGCAAAAATTTGGCTGAATTTAGCTACGGTTTTCTTTTCACTTTTGAGTATCGTCTATATTTATCCAATTGTGTTGGTCATCTTAAATTCATTAAAGAAAGAGACTGCTATTTCAACTGCTACGACTTTTGAATTGCCACAAGCTGCTACTTTTGCTGGCATCAGCAACTACATCAAAGCAGTTTATTCGCAGGGCTTTTTGGAGAGCTTAGGTTATAGTACCTTTATCACAATTTCATCTGTTGCCTTAATTTTGATCTGTTGCTCAATGTGCGCTTGGTATATCACTCGCGTCAAAGGCTTTATCTCACAATTGATTTATCTTTTGTGCGCTTTTTCAATGGTTGTACCATTCCAAATGGTTATGTTCACCTTGTCACAGACGGCAGATAAGTTGAGCATCTTTGGCTTACGCTTTAATACGCCGTGGACTATTTGCTTCATTTATTTGGGCTTTGGTGCTGGTTTAGCCGTTTTCCTCTTTGCTGGTTTTATGAAATCAGTGCCAATTGAGATTGAGGAAGCGGCGATGATTGATGGCTGTAATCCTTGCCAAACATATTTCAAAGTGGTTTTGCCAATTTTGAAGCCAACCATGATTTCAGTCGGCATTCTCGAAACTATGTGGATTTGGAACGACTATCTCTTGCCGAACCTGGTCTTGGATATTCGTAAGTATCGAACCATTCCGATGCTCGTGCAATATTTCAGAGGCAGCTATGGTAAAGTTGAGCTTGGCCCAATGATGGCAAGCATCGTGTTGACAATTATTCCAGTTATCGTGTTATACCTCTTAGGTCAGAAGTACATCATCAAAGGTGTCTTGTCTGGTGCGGTTAAGGGCTGA
- a CDS encoding carbohydrate ABC transporter permease: protein MEKALKKWFPLFVLPTLLAFVVGFIWPFLFGLFLSFTKFTTVSNFTWNGIKNYQRAFSDPTFLQAFTFTFMFAIVATVLINALAFVLALALTKKMRGTNIFRTVFFMPNLIGGIVLGYIWNILINGFLLQLGKPLMNLNPTAGYWGLIILMCWQQIGYMMIIYIAGLQNVPLTLLEAAQIDGANWWQTLIKVKLPMVMSSITICLFLSITNSFKLFDQNIALTAGEPMKQTEMLALNIVNTFYARAGAQWKGIGQAKAVIFFFVVVLMALSQLYFTRNKEVQQ, encoded by the coding sequence TTGTCTTACCAACATTGTTGGCCTTTGTTGTGGGTTTCATTTGGCCGTTTTTGTTTGGTTTGTTTCTGTCTTTTACTAAGTTTACGACAGTCAGCAATTTTACCTGGAATGGCATCAAGAACTATCAACGTGCTTTTAGTGACCCAACTTTTTTGCAAGCGTTCACATTTACATTTATGTTTGCGATCGTAGCAACTGTGTTAATCAATGCGTTAGCTTTTGTTTTAGCTTTAGCTTTGACGAAAAAAATGCGCGGGACAAACATCTTTAGAACCGTATTTTTCATGCCCAATCTGATTGGTGGAATTGTCTTAGGCTATATTTGGAATATTCTTATAAACGGTTTCTTGCTGCAATTAGGTAAGCCGCTTATGAACTTGAATCCGACAGCTGGTTATTGGGGTTTAATTATTTTGATGTGCTGGCAGCAGATTGGTTACATGATGATCATCTATATCGCTGGTTTGCAAAATGTGCCATTAACTTTGTTGGAGGCTGCTCAGATTGACGGCGCTAACTGGTGGCAGACGCTTATTAAGGTGAAATTGCCGATGGTCATGTCATCAATTACGATCTGCTTATTCTTGAGTATCACTAACTCATTCAAGCTCTTTGATCAGAACATTGCATTGACAGCAGGTGAGCCGATGAAACAGACAGAAATGTTGGCTTTGAATATTGTTAATACTTTCTATGCGCGTGCAGGTGCCCAGTGGAAGGGTATCGGTCAGGCCAAAGCTGTTATTTTCTTCTTCGTCGTTGTGTTGATGGCTTTGTCACAGCTTTACTTCACTCGTAATAAGGAGGTACAACAATGA